The Pleurocapsa minor HA4230-MV1 genome has a window encoding:
- a CDS encoding DOMON-like domain-containing protein, which yields MKSSFSLIPFTPDTAPSVQITGNIERQHNQLNIEYTLAGRSQILIPETSNKPTRQFNLWQHTCCEFFLGLQDSTQYWEFNLSPAGHWNIYRFLDYRQDLVEEIAFDSLPFQVLLENDTLQLKLQVNLDKIIAPEQSLEVGITTVIEDRESQISYWALTHPAEEADFHLRNSYLLKL from the coding sequence ATGAAATCTAGCTTTTCTTTGATCCCTTTTACTCCAGATACTGCACCTTCGGTTCAGATTACGGGTAATATTGAGCGTCAGCACAACCAGTTAAATATTGAATATACATTAGCAGGGCGATCGCAAATTCTGATCCCCGAAACTTCTAATAAGCCGACTCGCCAATTTAATCTATGGCAACATACCTGCTGTGAATTTTTTTTAGGCTTGCAAGACTCAACCCAATATTGGGAATTCAATCTTTCTCCCGCAGGACATTGGAATATTTATCGTTTTCTCGACTATCGACAAGATCTGGTGGAAGAAATAGCCTTTGATTCTTTACCTTTCCAGGTGTTGCTAGAGAATGATACTTTACAGCTTAAATTACAAGTTAATCTCGATAAAATTATTGCTCCCGAACAAAGTTTAGAAGTTGGTATTACTACAGTTATCGAAGATCGAGAAAGTCAAATAAGTTACTGGGCATTAACCCATCCAGCCGAAGAAGCCGATTTTCATCTAAGAAATAGCTATCTTCTCAAACTTTAA
- a CDS encoding Uma2 family endonuclease: MTVTLAKWTIDEYHSMIQAGLLDNRQVELLRGEIVEMSPEGEAHAYFSSEAEEYLRELLKSKATVRSGKPITLYDNSEPEPDIAIVQKLGREYLAHHPYPENIFWLIEYSNSSLDKDLNLKTKIYAAAGVQEYWVVNLKKRQLIVFRQPQDCEYLAKSTYSEGTICSVAFPDISITINSIISN, translated from the coding sequence ATGACTGTAACTCTAGCAAAATGGACAATTGATGAATATCATTCGATGATTCAAGCAGGATTACTAGATAATCGTCAGGTAGAGTTGCTTAGAGGAGAAATAGTCGAAATGTCCCCCGAAGGTGAAGCTCATGCTTATTTTAGTAGTGAGGCGGAAGAATACTTACGAGAATTGTTAAAGAGCAAAGCTACAGTCCGTTCAGGCAAACCGATTACTTTGTATGACAACAGTGAACCTGAACCTGATATTGCGATCGTGCAAAAGTTAGGACGAGAATATTTAGCTCATCACCCCTATCCTGAGAATATTTTTTGGCTAATTGAGTACTCTAATTCCAGTTTAGACAAGGACTTAAATCTAAAGACTAAAATTTATGCAGCAGCAGGTGTTCAAGAGTATTGGGTGGTTAACCTGAAAAAAAGACAGTTGATTGTCTTTCGGCAACCTCAAGATTGTGAATATCTAGCAAAATCAACTTATAGCGAGGGTACTATTTGTTCTGTGGCATTCCCTGATATCTCTATTACCATTAACTCAATCATAAGTAATTAA
- a CDS encoding histidine phosphatase family protein: MATRVIIVRHGQSTYNAQKIIQGRCDKSILTDKGISDAQQVGKALSGLKIDAFYCSPLQRAKQTAEIIHQCLPNPPALEPTEQLLEIDLSLWSEMKKDEVISKFSADYRQWKTNPQDFKMIVEGQDYYPVRSLYQQAQEFWQQAIAKHQDQTILITAHNGINRCLIMSAIGISMNRYHELQQSNCCINILNFPGKFGEPVQLESLNQTSHVGMTLPPVRPNHSGLRLLLVRHGETDWNKESRFQGIKDIPLNDHGRSQGRKASIFLQDIPIDFAVSSPMMRPKETAEIILEHHDGVELTTTPELIEIGHGLWEGMLETEIKVKYPELLQQWKDKPETVQMPEGENLQQVWDRGVAAWNKIVADYSNTDTPTTGLVVAHDAINKVILCYLLGLKPSNFWNIKQGNCAVSVIDYPQGRLGKPVMQAINLTSHLGDGSIIDKTAAGAL, translated from the coding sequence TTGGCTACTCGCGTAATTATCGTTCGTCATGGACAAAGTACTTATAATGCCCAAAAGATCATTCAGGGTCGTTGTGATAAGTCAATCTTGACCGACAAAGGAATTAGCGATGCTCAACAGGTAGGAAAGGCTTTGAGCGGTCTTAAAATTGATGCTTTCTATTGCAGTCCTCTACAGCGTGCCAAACAGACAGCCGAGATAATTCATCAGTGTTTGCCTAACCCTCCAGCTTTAGAACCGACTGAGCAATTACTGGAGATCGATCTATCTTTGTGGTCGGAGATGAAAAAAGACGAAGTAATCTCTAAGTTTAGTGCTGATTATCGGCAGTGGAAAACAAATCCTCAAGACTTTAAGATGATTGTTGAAGGGCAAGACTATTATCCTGTACGCTCTTTATATCAACAGGCACAAGAGTTTTGGCAACAGGCGATCGCCAAACACCAAGATCAAACTATTTTAATTACTGCCCATAATGGCATCAATCGCTGTCTAATTATGAGTGCCATTGGCATCAGTATGAATCGCTACCATGAACTTCAACAGTCCAACTGCTGTATTAATATTCTGAACTTTCCAGGTAAATTTGGCGAACCAGTACAACTGGAATCTTTAAACCAAACTTCCCATGTCGGGATGACTCTTCCTCCCGTGCGTCCAAATCATTCAGGGTTGCGTTTACTCTTGGTACGTCATGGTGAAACCGACTGGAATAAAGAATCCCGTTTTCAGGGGATCAAAGATATTCCCTTAAACGATCACGGGCGATCGCAAGGACGTAAAGCGAGTATCTTTTTACAAGATATCCCCATCGACTTTGCCGTTTCTAGTCCGATGATGCGTCCCAAAGAAACTGCTGAAATTATTCTCGAACACCATGATGGTGTCGAATTAACCACTACTCCTGAACTAATCGAAATTGGTCATGGCTTATGGGAAGGAATGCTGGAGACCGAAATTAAAGTCAAATATCCCGAACTGCTTCAACAGTGGAAAGATAAGCCTGAAACCGTCCAAATGCCTGAAGGAGAAAACCTACAGCAAGTCTGGGATCGAGGTGTTGCTGCCTGGAATAAAATCGTGGCAGACTACAGCAACACAGACACACCAACAACAGGACTGGTGGTGGCTCATGATGCCATTAATAAAGTGATTCTTTGCTATCTTCTTGGTCTCAAACCCAGCAACTTCTGGAATATCAAACAGGGTAATTGTGCTGTCAGTGTGATTGATTATCCTCAAGGGAGATTGGGTAAACCTGTAATGCAAGCGATTAATCTTACTAGCCACCTAGGGGATGGCAGTATTATCGACAAGACAGCCGCAGGAGCATTATAA
- a CDS encoding NblA/ycf18 family protein: MSDSIKLSLEQKFNIRSFETQVRSMSHEQAQDFLVKLYEQMIVKDNMYKDFIRHQWGLDSPPSI; the protein is encoded by the coding sequence ATGTCAGATTCAATTAAGCTGTCTTTAGAGCAGAAATTTAATATTCGCTCTTTCGAGACTCAAGTAAGATCGATGAGTCACGAGCAGGCTCAAGATTTTTTAGTCAAACTTTACGAGCAAATGATCGTCAAGGATAATATGTATAAAGATTTCATTCGTCATCAGTGGGGGCTAGATTCTCCTCCCAGTATTTAA
- a CDS encoding RNA-binding protein, translating into MSIRLYVGNLPKEEIERDTLAAMFADEGEQVSTKVIKDRKTGKCRGFAFVTVPTDELADQFIEKYNGQSFMDNPIKIEKALPRSKGEDGEAAPEANNSSSNNADAPKRKTASKRSSGKKPSTTQKQQQGTIQPDPRWADELAKLKEMLAAANN; encoded by the coding sequence ATGTCTATTCGTTTATATGTGGGTAATTTGCCCAAAGAGGAAATTGAACGCGATACCTTAGCAGCAATGTTTGCTGATGAAGGAGAGCAAGTTTCAACTAAAGTAATCAAAGATCGTAAAACAGGTAAGTGTCGTGGCTTTGCCTTTGTTACCGTTCCTACCGATGAATTAGCCGATCAGTTTATCGAAAAATATAACGGTCAGTCTTTTATGGATAATCCCATCAAAATCGAAAAAGCTTTGCCTCGTTCTAAGGGCGAAGATGGTGAAGCTGCACCCGAAGCTAATAATAGCAGTAGTAACAATGCTGATGCACCTAAGCGCAAAACTGCTAGCAAACGTAGTAGTGGTAAAAAACCCAGTACTACTCAAAAGCAGCAACAGGGAACTATTCAGCCAGATCCCCGTTGGGCAGACGAACTAGCCAAGCTAAAAGAAATGTTAGCAGCAGCCAATAACTAA
- the rpiA gene encoding ribose-5-phosphate isomerase RpiA produces MSDPVTTMKQEVGRAAAARVKSDSIVGLGSGSTAAYAIEYIGDRLAKGEIKNIQGVPTSFQAEVLAKQFKIPLVTLDAIDHIDIAIDGADEVDPQKNLIKGGGAAHTREKVVDSLAKEFIVVVDGGKLVDKLGSTFLLPVEVIPMAVAPVMRSLEKLGGKPELRMGVKKAGPVVTDQGNLVIDVKFDHIQDPGTMEKEINNLPGVLENGLFVGVADIIMVGEVKDGKTVIREF; encoded by the coding sequence ATGAGCGATCCTGTCACAACGATGAAGCAAGAAGTAGGTAGAGCAGCCGCAGCGCGAGTCAAGTCTGACTCAATTGTGGGATTAGGATCGGGTTCTACTGCCGCCTATGCTATCGAGTATATCGGCGATCGCCTTGCTAAAGGAGAAATCAAAAATATTCAGGGTGTTCCTACTTCGTTTCAGGCAGAAGTATTAGCCAAACAATTTAAAATTCCCCTAGTTACGCTTGATGCGATCGATCATATCGATATTGCGATCGATGGTGCTGATGAAGTCGATCCACAAAAAAACCTGATTAAAGGTGGTGGTGCAGCCCACACGAGAGAAAAAGTTGTCGATTCTTTAGCTAAAGAGTTTATTGTCGTGGTAGACGGCGGTAAATTAGTTGACAAATTGGGTTCAACATTCCTGTTGCCAGTCGAAGTTATTCCTATGGCAGTTGCCCCCGTGATGAGGAGTTTAGAGAAATTAGGAGGGAAGCCAGAGTTAAGAATGGGAGTCAAAAAAGCGGGCCCTGTAGTTACAGATCAGGGTAATCTAGTGATTGATGTTAAATTTGACCATATTCAAGATCCTGGGACAATGGAAAAAGAAATTAATAATCTGCCTGGAGTTCTAGAAAATGGTTTATTTGTAGGAGTAGCAGATATTATTATGGTGGGTGAGGTTAAGGATGGTAAAACCGTAATTCGTGAGTTTTAG
- a CDS encoding HXXEE domain-containing protein: MDIKDLAIWSLAFALIIHTIDEAWLPEYQKAKPNWRSVVFNRALFLENLPVFIFSIGLATIGWRWSLMGGILPAVGLTHPLLDHLGLSWQTHKMRPGSWTGLFLLLPLSIWVYALSNTYHLFNLPEFLISGAIGLGISIWLFWIVAQESQNL; this comes from the coding sequence ATGGATATTAAAGATTTAGCAATCTGGTCATTAGCATTTGCTCTAATCATCCATACGATTGATGAAGCATGGCTACCCGAATATCAAAAGGCTAAACCGAATTGGCGCTCAGTGGTCTTTAATCGCGCTCTTTTCCTGGAAAACCTGCCTGTTTTCATTTTTTCCATTGGTTTAGCAACAATTGGCTGGCGATGGTCGCTCATGGGCGGTATTTTGCCAGCGGTGGGGCTGACCCATCCACTGTTAGATCATTTAGGATTGAGTTGGCAGACACATAAGATGCGACCAGGCAGTTGGACAGGACTCTTTTTGCTTTTGCCTCTTAGCATTTGGGTTTATGCTTTAAGCAATACCTATCATCTGTTTAATTTACCTGAATTCTTAATTAGTGGTGCGATCGGTTTAGGGATATCGATCTGGTTATTCTGGATTGTTGCTCAAGAGTCCCAAAATCTTTAA
- a CDS encoding c-type cytochrome, with protein MNNFLNAHHNNFARYIWWTINYSRKERIILLKFIAFVTIFLVSYTLSISPVHAETISNFDSGAVVFEANCAGCHINGGNIVRRGKNLKSKALHKYKVDNEEAIANIVTNGKGLMSAYGDKLSQQEIADVSAYVLQQAAKNWQ; from the coding sequence ATGAACAATTTCCTTAATGCCCACCACAATAATTTTGCACGATATATTTGGTGGACAATAAACTATTCTAGAAAAGAGAGAATTATTTTGTTGAAATTTATTGCTTTTGTCACCATTTTTTTGGTCTCATACACTTTATCTATTTCTCCTGTCCATGCTGAGACTATAAGTAATTTTGATAGTGGCGCAGTAGTGTTTGAAGCTAACTGTGCTGGCTGTCATATAAATGGGGGAAATATTGTGCGACGGGGTAAAAACCTTAAGTCTAAAGCCCTACATAAATATAAGGTAGATAACGAAGAGGCGATCGCTAATATTGTGACTAATGGCAAAGGTCTAATGTCAGCCTATGGTGATAAACTTAGTCAGCAAGAAATAGCAGATGTCAGTGCCTATGTATTGCAACAAGCAGCAAAAAATTGGCAGTAA
- a CDS encoding dual specificity protein phosphatase family protein, which yields MYKFAPATRQESIIFGAARPRYTQKSIAQWIKFMRQQEIGRVCCLLESKQLARYPINLLETYRQEFAAKYVLWQPIKDFQIPPAEILIDRIIPFLISAEQNQQKTVVHCSGGVGRTGIVLASWLVSQRGYSNQEAISTVQQNQRNPKEAIIAAWFRLKNPVRVEQQLDNLLNNCRHAFG from the coding sequence CTGTATAAATTTGCCCCTGCCACTCGTCAAGAATCGATAATCTTTGGTGCTGCAAGACCTAGATATACACAAAAGTCAATTGCGCAATGGATTAAGTTCATGCGACAACAGGAAATTGGTAGAGTTTGCTGTCTGTTGGAGAGTAAGCAACTTGCTCGTTATCCGATCAATTTATTAGAAACCTATAGACAAGAATTTGCTGCTAAATATGTATTGTGGCAACCAATTAAAGATTTTCAAATTCCTCCCGCAGAAATATTGATCGATCGCATTATTCCTTTTTTGATTTCCGCAGAGCAAAATCAGCAAAAAACTGTAGTTCATTGTTCTGGTGGAGTTGGCAGGACTGGAATAGTTTTAGCTAGTTGGTTAGTCAGTCAGCGCGGATATTCAAATCAAGAGGCTATTTCTACTGTTCAACAAAACCAACGAAACCCCAAAGAAGCAATAATTGCAGCCTGGTTTAGATTAAAAAATCCTGTTCGAGTTGAACAACAATTGGATAATCTTCTCAACAATTGTCGTCATGCTTTTGGCTAA
- the cofH gene encoding 7,8-didemethyl-8-hydroxy-5-deazariboflavin synthase subunit CofH, whose amino-acid sequence MIDQAKDAITVTDILDQAAKGIDISIEDGISLIQQQDPSIRLNIAQTADRLRQKQVGDTVTYVINRNINFTNICEQHCSFCAFRRDADEAGSFWLDNAQIIAKATEAVAIGATEICMQGGLNPQAKIDGASLAFYLNLIREIKTNFPQLHLHAFSPQEIQFIAREDGLSYEQVLLALKEAGLGSMPGTAAEVLDDRVRKIICPEKINSATWLEIVGLAHRLGINTTSTMLSGHIETHQEQIEHLAKLRSLQQTAVANHYPAKITEFIILPFVGQEAPAPIRKRVGRDQPDVAEVLHLTAVARIFLGNWIVNHQPSWVKIGLSGAKQALNCGCNDIGGTLMEEHITSMAGAQGGTNMSVATLRQAIADLNRPDRQRTTEYKYF is encoded by the coding sequence GTGATCGATCAAGCAAAAGATGCCATTACAGTTACAGATATTTTAGACCAGGCAGCCAAGGGAATAGATATTTCAATCGAAGACGGAATTTCTCTAATTCAACAACAAGATCCATCAATTAGATTGAATATTGCCCAAACCGCAGATCGTCTTCGTCAGAAGCAGGTAGGCGATACCGTAACCTACGTGATTAACCGTAATATTAATTTCACTAATATCTGTGAGCAACACTGTAGTTTTTGTGCTTTTCGTCGTGATGCCGATGAAGCAGGCTCTTTTTGGCTTGATAATGCGCAAATAATTGCTAAAGCAACTGAAGCCGTGGCAATTGGCGCAACGGAAATTTGTATGCAGGGGGGTTTAAATCCTCAAGCAAAAATCGATGGTGCATCTCTAGCTTTTTACCTAAATTTAATCAGAGAAATTAAGACGAACTTTCCTCAACTTCATCTTCATGCTTTTTCACCCCAGGAAATCCAATTTATTGCCCGAGAAGATGGTCTTAGCTACGAACAAGTACTGTTAGCTCTAAAAGAAGCTGGGTTAGGCTCAATGCCAGGGACAGCAGCCGAAGTATTAGACGATCGCGTCAGAAAGATTATTTGTCCTGAAAAAATCAACAGCGCCACCTGGTTAGAAATTGTTGGCTTGGCTCATCGCTTGGGTATCAATACCACTAGTACAATGCTATCGGGACATATTGAGACTCATCAGGAGCAAATTGAACATCTGGCTAAATTGCGATCGCTGCAACAAACTGCCGTAGCCAATCATTATCCTGCTAAAATTACCGAGTTTATTATTTTACCTTTTGTTGGGCAAGAAGCACCTGCTCCAATTCGTAAGCGCGTTGGTAGAGATCAGCCTGATGTAGCAGAAGTATTGCATTTGACAGCTGTTGCTCGTATTTTTTTGGGAAACTGGATTGTTAATCATCAACCAAGCTGGGTCAAAATCGGCTTATCTGGGGCAAAACAAGCCTTAAACTGTGGTTGTAACGATATTGGTGGAACTTTGATGGAAGAACACATTACCTCGATGGCGGGAGCGCAGGGAGGAACTAACATGAGCGTGGCTACATTACGTCAGGCGATCGCCGATTTAAATCGTCCAGATCGACAAAGAACTACTGAGTATAAGTATTTCTGA
- a CDS encoding type II toxin-antitoxin system HigB family toxin yields MFVLLPLEYSCQSIFTRNNFDSLTQLRATFPNADLVGTLDSSFKSGNPPNGLSRKLTVFNIGGNKYRLIAAIHFNRHKVYIRHILTHAEYDKRCDPALCEAVTRYAERYPLGRRS; encoded by the coding sequence CTGTTTGTTTTACTTCCACTTGAATACTCATGCCAGAGCATCTTTACAAGGAATAACTTTGATAGTCTTACTCAACTTAGAGCAACTTTTCCCAATGCCGATTTAGTTGGCACCCTCGACAGTTCCTTCAAGTCGGGAAACCCGCCCAACGGACTGTCTCGCAAATTAACCGTCTTTAATATTGGAGGAAACAAATATAGGTTAATTGCTGCTATCCACTTTAATCGCCACAAAGTCTACATTCGTCATATATTAACTCACGCTGAATACGACAAGCGGTGCGACCCCGCGTTATGCGAAGCGGTGACGCGATATGCGGAGCGGTATCCTTTAGGACGAAGGAGCTAA